From Microcystis aeruginosa NIES-2549, a single genomic window includes:
- a CDS encoding Uma2 family endonuclease — protein MTTLDIATDIVCPPTDLWSDEPPVESDLHLQQIILLLSCLDWLWQDRNDYYTSGNLTIYYNERQLKQRDFCGPDFFVVLDTEKRPRKSWVVWGEGGKYPNVIIEILSDSTANVDRKAKKELYQHIFRTPEYFGFDPNTLEWQGFTLIEGQYQPITPNENGYLWSKQLGLYLGIFANKLRYFTESGELVPTPQESAQQERLAKERERLAKEQERLAKEREQQRAEKLAQKLRELGINPDEIA, from the coding sequence ATGACAACCCTAGATATTGCTACTGATATTGTCTGTCCTCCCACCGATTTATGGAGTGATGAACCACCCGTGGAAAGTGATCTGCATTTACAACAAATTATTTTATTATTATCTTGTCTTGATTGGCTCTGGCAAGATAGAAACGATTACTATACCTCGGGCAATTTGACTATTTATTATAACGAAAGACAACTGAAACAGCGAGATTTTTGTGGACCAGATTTTTTCGTGGTTTTAGATACAGAGAAACGTCCCAGAAAAAGTTGGGTCGTCTGGGGAGAAGGGGGTAAATATCCCAATGTAATCATCGAAATTCTCTCCGATTCCACCGCTAATGTGGACAGAAAAGCCAAAAAGGAACTATATCAGCATATTTTCCGGACTCCTGAGTATTTTGGGTTTGATCCCAATACTTTAGAATGGCAAGGATTCACTTTAATCGAGGGACAATACCAACCGATTACCCCTAATGAAAACGGTTATTTATGGAGTAAGCAACTAGGATTATATTTAGGGATTTTTGCCAATAAATTGCGCTATTTCACCGAATCGGGTGAATTGGTTCCCACCCCTCAAGAGTCGGCCCAACAGGAAAGATTAGCGAAAGAACGGGAAAGATTAGCCAAAGAACAGGAAAGATTAGCCAAAGAAAGAGAACAACAACGGGCGGAAAAATTAGCCCAAAAGCTGCGAGAATTGGGCATTAATCCCGATGAAATTGCTTAA
- a CDS encoding HEPN domain-containing protein encodes MQLAIEQFRLSITRVRDLIAIHNSLKSQTTSALDVSDILRAALVLTVSALDYYIHEVVTLGMLEIYRGQRSEPSPTPNSSQSAFSRFQVSLNGAGQERLIAISIGSWLENEIQQNYGSFFDQESRSISEVLPMIENLLTNKLNSNYWLETEIRENLRYKSFQQPDKIAEAIRLISAKKLWEEVASKLNKPAKDIKSQLSIIVDRRNKIAHEADIDPSYGIGSRWNIDENLVNDAVTFIEQLVENIHQVLEDIH; translated from the coding sequence ATGCAGTTAGCCATTGAACAATTTCGCCTTAGTATTACCCGCGTTCGTGACTTGATCGCTATCCACAATTCCCTCAAATCTCAGACTACTTCCGCCCTAGATGTATCGGATATCCTCAGAGCCGCTTTAGTCCTGACTGTGAGCGCTTTAGATTATTATATTCACGAAGTGGTTACTCTAGGAATGCTAGAAATTTATCGAGGCCAACGTTCAGAACCTTCTCCCACTCCTAACAGTTCTCAATCTGCCTTTTCTCGTTTTCAAGTCTCCTTGAATGGCGCAGGACAAGAACGATTGATAGCTATTAGTATTGGCTCTTGGTTAGAGAACGAAATTCAACAAAACTACGGTTCTTTTTTTGATCAAGAATCTCGCTCAATTTCCGAGGTACTACCAATGATTGAAAATCTCCTCACCAACAAACTTAATAGTAATTATTGGCTAGAGACTGAAATTAGAGAAAACCTCAGATATAAAAGCTTTCAACAACCGGACAAGATAGCGGAGGCCATTAGATTAATTTCAGCCAAGAAATTGTGGGAAGAAGTGGCCAGCAAACTAAATAAACCAGCCAAAGATATTAAAAGCCAACTTAGCATAATTGTTGATCGAAGGAACAAAATCGCCCACGAAGCTGATATAGACCCGAGTTACGGCATTGGCAGTCGCTGGAATATCGATGAAAATCTCGTTAATGATGCCGTTACCTTTATAGAACAGCTTGTTGAAAATATCCATCAGGTACTTGAGGACATCCACTAG
- a CDS encoding ABC1 kinase family protein: MSRHQDSQTDRKREETQFTPYSAAAIAQQYRYKSWQLFGRAFVIIWSLGLFLLSLLWDKWTKQEEANKYRRASELRQILTRLGPTFIKVGQALSTRPDLVRKDFLDELVKLQDQLPPFDNDIAFAIIETELGMPVEKAYREISPTPVAAASLGQVYKAILPTGEEVAVKVQRPGLRPLLSLDLYLMRWAAQKFGRLLPLNLGHDLTLIVDEFGTKLFEEIDYQNEGRNAEKFATNFQNNPEVKVPSIYWRYSGRRVLTLEWIDGYKLTDTENIKALGLDPNNIVKIGVTSGLQQLLEHGFFHADPHPGNLFATFDGRMAYIDFGMMDQLEEETKETLASCVVDLINKDYENLASNFVKLGFLTPETDIKPIIPALERVLGNAIGQRVGDFNFRTITDDFSELMYEYPFRIPAKFALIIRSLVTQEGAALTLDPNFKIVQVAYPYVAKRLLTGESPQLRRRLLDVLFKDGKFQWQRLENMITMARSESNFDLLPTAQLGITFLLSEEGRYLRRQLLLALTEDDRLHTAEVQRLWGLIQGELQPRRLLDVAMSAFRELSAQGVAAVLPGETSSR; this comes from the coding sequence GTGAGTCGGCATCAAGACAGTCAAACTGACCGGAAACGAGAAGAAACACAGTTCACTCCTTACAGTGCAGCAGCGATCGCTCAACAATACCGTTACAAATCTTGGCAATTGTTCGGCCGCGCTTTCGTGATTATTTGGTCTTTAGGATTATTTCTGCTCAGTCTCCTCTGGGACAAATGGACAAAGCAAGAAGAAGCCAATAAATACAGGCGTGCCAGCGAACTTAGGCAAATTCTCACCCGTTTAGGTCCCACCTTCATCAAAGTCGGTCAAGCTCTCTCTACCCGTCCCGACCTCGTTCGCAAAGACTTTTTAGACGAATTAGTTAAACTGCAAGACCAACTTCCCCCCTTCGATAACGACATCGCTTTTGCCATTATCGAGACAGAATTGGGGATGCCTGTAGAAAAAGCCTATCGAGAAATATCCCCCACCCCTGTGGCTGCCGCTAGTTTAGGACAGGTTTACAAAGCGATACTCCCCACCGGTGAAGAAGTAGCCGTTAAAGTGCAACGGCCCGGGCTGCGGCCGCTTTTAAGCCTTGATTTATACCTAATGCGCTGGGCTGCCCAAAAGTTCGGTCGTTTATTACCCCTCAATCTCGGCCACGACCTCACCCTGATTGTCGATGAATTCGGAACCAAACTCTTTGAGGAAATCGACTATCAAAACGAAGGTCGCAACGCTGAAAAATTCGCCACCAACTTCCAAAATAACCCCGAAGTTAAAGTTCCCAGTATCTACTGGCGTTATAGTGGTCGCCGCGTCCTCACCCTAGAATGGATTGATGGCTATAAACTCACCGATACCGAGAACATCAAAGCTTTAGGATTAGACCCCAATAATATCGTTAAAATCGGCGTAACCTCTGGATTACAGCAACTCCTTGAACACGGCTTTTTCCACGCTGATCCCCATCCGGGTAATCTTTTCGCCACCTTTGATGGTCGCATGGCCTATATCGATTTTGGCATGATGGATCAGTTAGAGGAGGAAACTAAAGAAACCCTCGCTAGTTGCGTCGTCGATTTAATTAACAAAGACTACGAAAACCTAGCCAGCAACTTTGTCAAACTGGGATTTTTAACCCCAGAAACCGATATAAAACCAATTATTCCGGCTCTAGAACGAGTTTTAGGCAATGCCATCGGTCAAAGAGTCGGTGACTTCAATTTCCGCACCATTACCGATGATTTCTCCGAATTGATGTACGAGTATCCCTTCCGGATTCCCGCCAAATTCGCCCTGATTATTCGTTCCCTCGTCACCCAAGAAGGGGCAGCCCTCACCCTCGATCCTAACTTCAAAATCGTCCAAGTGGCCTATCCCTACGTCGCTAAACGTCTCCTGACCGGGGAATCGCCCCAACTGCGCCGACGTTTATTGGATGTACTGTTCAAAGACGGTAAATTTCAGTGGCAACGCCTAGAAAACATGATTACAATGGCTCGATCGGAAAGTAACTTCGATTTACTGCCCACAGCGCAATTAGGCATCACTTTTCTTCTCTCGGAAGAAGGTCGTTATCTGCGTCGTCAATTGCTATTAGCTTTGACGGAAGATGACCGTCTCCACACGGCCGAAGTGCAACGTCTCTGGGGTTTAATTCAAGGAGAATTGCAACCGCGACGACTCTTGGATGTGGCCATGAGCGCTTTTCGGGAATTATCGGCCCAAGGTGTGGCCGCTGTCCTTCCGGGAGAAACCAGTTCGCGTTAA